The following are from one region of the Coffea eugenioides isolate CCC68of chromosome 2, Ceug_1.0, whole genome shotgun sequence genome:
- the LOC113763146 gene encoding uncharacterized protein LOC113763146 — MGCFFACFGSSKKHHKTKKPESLTSPKNQNLNESHEVNEALICSNQAVEEGAEIADPIEVIPEIKGKNEEQVNTSFGKKVTFDLLLKAPEECQAQEGALENDQKRKKRDESRPEVILDFPSSSEKKEGKAKKEESKDEADLLSDSTISSLFTYPPNHRYQNCESSDDECVDMGLKKNNPEDEEDDGKSDDMDGNYEEKNGSEDSVDIQEESSELFSISIESRKQSSAVERDEREVSSPLKPAPDREVNKPNARDRTQYVHPVLNPIENLGQWKAVRAKTASSLEHQEKENLNLVQEFTIPFAEKENSTLTSKNAIPFSEEPNLNQSQQQRSKRFSNRLRHDEVAVDTSLSSWLMESDKTPPDGKSPGSVGNSASNKTKSPTSFEDRPILGVLTVEDLKQMSKSATPSPRRSPRHSPDEMPIIGTVGSYWRHTREARAADTPSPGKGTSATSCTSSRECRKGGMNGHHTPFQARLERTLDGATVQV, encoded by the exons ATGGGGTGCTTTTTTGCTTGCTTTGGCTCCTCCAAAAAGCACCACAAAACCAAAAAGCCCGAAAGTTTAACTTCCCCTAAAAATCAG AATTTAAATGAAAGCCATGAAGTAAATGAAGCTCTAATATGCAGCAATCAAGCAGTTGAAGAAGGAGCCGAGATTGCAGATCCCATTGAAGTCATTCCAGAAATTAA AGGTAAAAATGAGGAGCAGGTGAATACAAGTTTCGGAAAGAAAGTCACATTTGATTTACTTTTGAAAGCTCCTGAGGAATGCCAAGCCCAAGAAGGCGCGCTAGAAAATGATCAGAAACGAAAGAAGAGGGATGAAAGCAGACCTGAGGTCATCCTAGATTTTCCCAGTTCCAGTGAGAAGAAGGAAGGCAAAGCAAAGAAAGAAGAGAGCAAAGACGAGGCCGATTTACTTTCCGATTCAACTATTTCAAGCCTTTTCACATATCCTCCAAACCATAGGTACCAGAACTGTGAATCTAGTGACGATGAGTGTGTTGATATGGGTTTGAAAAAGAACAATCCAGAGGACGAGGAGGATGATGGGAAGAGTGATGACATGGATGGCAATTACGAGGAGAAAAATGGTTCTGAAGATTCAGTCGATATCCAAGAAGAGTCATCTGAATTATTCTCTATATCTATCGAGTCTAGAAAACAAAGTTCTGCAGTTGAAAGAGATGAGAGAGAGGTCAGCAGTCCGCTTAAACCAGCTCCAGACAGAGAGGTAAACAAGCCGAATGCTAGAGATAGGACTCAATATGTTCATCCTGTGCTGAACCCAATAGAAAACCTTGGGCAATGGAAAGCCGTGAGAGCCAAAACCGCCTCATCCCTGGAGCATCAGGAAAAGGAAAATCTCAATTTGGTGCAGGAATTCACGATCCCTTTcgctgaaaaagaaaattctacGTTGACTTCTAAAAATGCTATACCTTTTAGTGAAGAACCTAACCTGAATCAATCACAACAGCAGCGGTCAAAGAGATTTTCCAACCGACTTAGGCACGATGAAGTTGCTGTTGATACTAGCCTTTCAAGCTGGTTAATGGAATCTGATAAGACTCCGCCTGATGGGAAAAGTCCTGGTTCTGTTGGGAACTCAGCCTCAAACAAAACCAAGTCTCCAACAAGCTTTGAGGATAGGCCAATTTTAGGAGTATTGACAGTAGAAGACTTGAAACAGATGTCTAAATCTGCGACTCCATCGCCTAGACGATCACCAAGGCACAGTCCAGACGAGATGCCTATAATAGGTACAGTAGGGAGTTACTGGAGGCACACAAGAGAAGCCAGAGCTGCTGACACTCCTTCACCTGGCAAAGGAACATCAGCCACATCCTGCACGTCATCAAGAGAGTGCAGAAAG GGTGGAATGAACGGCCACCATACACCATTTCAGGCCAGGTTAGAGAGAACGCTGGACGGTGCTACGGTCCAAGTTTAG
- the LOC113762012 gene encoding peroxisome biogenesis protein 12, with product MLFQVGGQGTRPTFFEMAAAQQLPSSLRAALTYSLGVLALRRPFIHKILDYEDEFFALLTLVLETHSLRTTDASFAESLYGLRRRAVNIKVKTKDNIHSKKKILPLDSPADAIHHNGLEKRQKILSVVFLVVLPYFRSKLQYVYNREREATLQASLWGEGEERFGNIDYFDGSGNSSASGSSSGEEASTTRRRVMKRIQKIIAACYPWIHAGSEGLSFAYQLLYLLDATGFYSLGLHVLGIHVCRATGQELMDTSSRISKIRSRERERLRGPPWLKAVQGALLSSMYAVLDYAQTGLIAAVFFFKMMEWWYQSAEERMSAPTVYPPPPPPPPPKVAKEGIPLPPDRTLCPLCSQKRVNPSAVAVSGFVFCYSCIFKYVSQYKRCPVTLMPATVEQIRRLFHDM from the exons ATGTTGTTTCAGGTAGGAGGACAAGGGACTCGTCCCACCTTCTTCGAAATGGCCGCTGCCCAACAGCTCCCTTCGAGTCTTCGTGCTGCTCTCACTTACTCTCTCGGC GTATTGGCTTTAAGAAGACCCTTTATTCACAAAATCCTGGACTATGAGGATGAATTCTTCGCTTTGCTAACGCTTGTCTTGGAAACCCACAGCTTGAGAACAACCGATGCTTCTTTTGCCGAGTCTCTTTATGGGTTGAGAAGAAGAGCGGTTAATATTAAAGTAAAAACAAAGGATAATATTCACAGCAAGAAGAAGATTTTGCCATTGGATTCCCCTGCTGACGCAATTCATCATAATGGTTTAGAGAAACGCCAGAAAATCCTCTCTGTTGTATTTTTG GTTGTGTTGCCGTATTTTAGGTCCAAATTGCAGTATGTATACAATAGAGAAAGGGAAGCTACACTTCAAGCGAGCTTATGGGGTGAGGGTGAGGAAAGATTTGGCAACATAGACTACTTTGATGGAAGTGGAAATTCCTCAGCTTCTGGGAGCAGTTCTGGTGAAGAAGCATCTACCACGAGAAGACGCGTCATGAAGAGAATACAGAAGATTATAGCTGCTTGCTACCCGTGGATACACGCTGGAAGTGAAG GATTGTCTTTTGCTTATCAGCTTTTGTATCTACTAGATGCTACTGGGTTCTACTCTTTAGGATTACACGTTCTAGGGATTCATGTTTGTCGAGCTACAGGGCAGGAGCTG ATGGATACATCTTCAAGAATTTCTAAAATCAGGAGCCGCGAACGTGAGAGACTCCGTGGCCCCCCTTGGCTGAAG GCAGTGCAAGGTGCACTTCTAAGCAGTATGTATGCAGTTCTTGACTATGCACAAACTGGTTTAATTGCTGCAGTATTTTTCTTTAAA ATGATGGAATGGTGGTACCAATCTGCTGAGGAGAGAATGTCTGCTCCAACAGTGTAtcccccaccaccacctcctcctccccCAAAG GTTGCAAAGGAGGGAATTCCACTACCTCCAGATAGAACGTTATGCCCTTTGTGTTCACAAAAGCGTGTAAATCCATCAGCTGTGGCTGTTTCAGGATTTGTCTTTTGTTATTCTTGCATATTTAAATACGTCTCTCAG TACAAGCGCTGCCCAGTCACCTTGATGCCTGCGACAGTGGAGCAAATTCGGCGGCTTTTTCATGATATGTAG